A genomic window from Brassica oleracea var. oleracea cultivar TO1000 chromosome C8, BOL, whole genome shotgun sequence includes:
- the LOC106308888 gene encoding glutathione S-transferase T3-like: protein MANFTSFVYLLASQGVIDLDSSEPLCVSSQGVASQCSDESTIKERTKWSPKEDIILISAWLNTTKDPIVSNEQKGLAFWKRIVENYNSSPLLVRTIPRELGQIKQRWARINDLVCKFSGSYEMALREQRSGQNDNDVMKAALDIFFNDKGFEFNFEHAWRELRHDIKWGSTYLGKDSGKDKCKTGDSDAQGSVTEAQERPIGVKAAKAAGKRKKIGKEEELGQLKELMETKRQISNQSLLASLFAKTEPLTEMELALKMKLMSEML from the coding sequence ATGGCAAACTTCACAAGTTTTGTTTACCTTTTAGCGAGCCAAGGGGTAATTGACCTTGACTCATCGGAACCTCTGTGCGTTAGCAGTCAAGGGGTAGCCAGCCAATGTTCCGATGAGTCTACTATCAAAGAGAGGACAAAATGGTCACCAAAGGAGGATATAATCCTCATTAGTGCTTGGCTCAACACGACCAAAGACCCAATAGTTAGTAATGAACAGAAAGGCCTTGCGTTCTGGAAGAGGATTGTAGAGAACTACAACTCCAGTCCTCTACTGGTTAGAACAATCCCACGAGAACTTGGGCAAATCAAGCAACGATGGGCTAGGATCAATGATTTGGTGTGTAAGTTTTCTGGTAGCTACGAGATGGCACTGAGGGAGCAGAGAAGCGGGCAAAATGACAACGACGTGATGAAGGCTGCCTTGGATATCTTCTTCAATGACAAGGGCTTTGAGTTCAACTTTGAACATGCGTGGAGAGAGCTTAGGCATGATATCAAATGGGGCTCCACCTATCTCGGGAAGGACAGTGGAAAAGACAAGTGCAAAACAGGTGATTCTGATGCTCAAGGGTCAGTGACAGAGGCACAAGAGAGACCCATAGGAGTGAAGGCAGCTAAGGCTGCTGGCAAGAGGAAGAAAATTGGAAAAGAAGAAGAATTAGGACAACTTAAAGAATTGATGGAGACCAAAAGGCAAATCTCAAATCAGAGTTTGCTTGCAAGTTTGTTTGCAAAGACCGAGCCACTGACTGAGATGGAATTAGCTCTGAAAATGAAATTAATGTCTGAGATGTTGTGA
- the LOC106309471 gene encoding MLO-like protein 2 codes for MADKEYERTLEETSTWTVAVVCFVLILISLFIEHLIHKIGSWLKKKHKGNLYEALEKVKAELMLLGFISLLLTVAQTSISSFCIPKSVASSMRPCSAAEIAKKELDKKIPRRSLATKGYNECPKGKVPFVSAYGIHQLHIFIFVLAVVHVIYCIVTYALGKTKMRKWEQWEEETKTIEYQYSNDPGRFRFARDTTFGRRHLNAWSKTSVTLWTVCFFRQFVGSVTKVDYLTLRHGFITARFAPGSGSEKMPYDFCNYIQRSLEKDFKTVVEISPVIWFVTVLFLLTNLDGLHSYLWLPFIPLIVVLIVGTKLQVIITKLGLRIQEKGDVVRGAPLVKPGDDLFWFDKPSFMIFLIHLVLFTNAFQLAFFAWSSYEFGISNCFHKEPQDITIRIVVGLVVQILCSYVTLPLYALVTQMGTTMKPTVFNGRVSKMLKKWHHKAQEETQHGRRSESNTPYPSRPTTPTHGSSPIHLLHNYNDRSIESFPNPPSPNHHDHYQFYDPESQHKAAESSTHHSTAHGSASMELPPLRPANA; via the exons ATGGCGGATAAGGAATATGAGAGGACTTTAGAGGAGACCTCTACGTGGACAGTCGCTGTGGTTTGCTTCGTCTTAATACTCATTTCGCTTTTTATCGAACACTTGATTCACAAAATTGGATCC TGGCTCAAAAAGAAGCACAAGGGGAATCTTTATGAAGCTCTTGAAAAAGTTAAAGCAG AACTTATGCTGTTGGGATTCATATCACTACTCTTAACAGTCGCACAAACTTCAATCTCAAGTTTCTGCATTCCCAAGAGTGTTGCATCATCAATGCGCCCTTGCAGCGCCGCAGAAATAGCTAAAAAGGAATTAGATAAAAAAATCCCTAGAAGAAGTTTAGCCACCAAAGGTTACAACGAATGCCCAAAG GGGAAAGTGCCTTTTGTATCTGCTTACGGAATCCACCAGCTGCACATATTCATTTTCGTGCTCGCGGTGGTTCATGTTATTTACTGCATTGTTACTTATGCTTTGGGAAAGACCAAG ATGAGGAAGTGGGAGCAGTGGGAGGAAGAGACAAAGACAATAGAATATCAATACTCCAACG ATCCTGGGAGGTTCAGGTTTGCGAGGGACACAACTTTCGGACGAAGACATCTCAATGCCTGGAGCAAGACGAGTGTTACGCTCTGGACTGTTTGTTTTTTCAGACAGTTCGTTGGATCTGTCACCAAAGTTGATTACTTAACTTTGCGGCATGGTTTCATCACG GCGCGATTTGCTCCCGGGAGCGGGAGCGAAAAAATGCCATATGATTTCTGCAACTATATTCAGAGATCATTAGAAAAAGACTTCAAAACTGTTGTCGAGATCAG CCCCGTCATCTGGTTTGTAACTGTGCTATTCCTCTTGACCAACTTAGATG GACTACATTCTTACCTCTGGTTACCATTCATTCCTCTGATT GTGGTTCTAATAGTTGGAACAAAGCTTCAAGTGATTATAACCAAATTGGGTCTAAGAATCCAAGAGAAAGGCGATGTGGTAAGAGGCGCCCCTCTGGTTAAGCCTGGTGATGATCTCTTCTGGTTTGACAAACCTAGCTTCATGATTTTCCTTATCCATTTGGTTCTTTTCACG AATGCATTTCAACTTGCTTTCTTTGCATGGAGTTCG TATGAATTCGGTATCAGTAATTGTTTCCATAAAGAGCCTCAAGATATTACCATTAGAATTGTAGTTGG ACTTGTTGTACAGATACTTTGCAGCTATGTGACTCTTCCACTCTATGCTCTTGTCACTCAG ATGGGTACTACGATGAAGCCAACGGTATTCAACGGAAGAGTATCCAAGATGCTAAAGAAGTGGCATCACAAAGCACAGGAGGAGACACAACACGGAAGACGCTCTGAATCAAACACACCTTACCCTAGCCGTCCAACTACACCAACTCATGGCTCATCTCCCATCCATCTTCTTCACAATTACAACGACCGAAGCATTGAAAGTTTTCCTAATCCTCCTTCTCCTAATCATCATGACCACTACCAGTTTTATGATCCTGAGTCCCAACACAAAGCAGCTGAATCTTCCACACATCATTCTACTGCACATGGAAGTGCATCCATGGAACTTCCTCCTCTACGACCAGCAAACGCTTAA